A window of Suncus etruscus isolate mSunEtr1 chromosome 4, mSunEtr1.pri.cur, whole genome shotgun sequence contains these coding sequences:
- the STOX2 gene encoding storkhead-box protein 2 isoform X2, with the protein MEPVQKGSGDVSPISMSPISQSQFIPLGEILCLAISAMNSARKPVTHEALTEHLTTCFPGVPTPSQEILRHTLNTLVRERKIYPTPEGYFIVTPQTYFITPSLIRTNSKWYHLDERIPDPSQCTSPQPSTLTPSASGCIRERTLPRNHCDSCHCCREDTHSMHASTLQRKFAKDCKDPYGPLPLCQVPPPEKSKSTVNYSYKAETLSKAKEGEKQSKKFGLKLFRLSFKKDKTKQLANFSAQFPPEEWPLRDEDTPTTIPREVEMEIIRRINPDLTVENVMRHTALMKKLEEEKAHRSKAGSSAHHSGRSKKSRTHRKSHGKSRSHSKTRVSKGDPSEGSHLEIAPGDREYDFCDPVTRAPREGCFIIEHKGDSFIMHSNTVIESHFPMTPEWDVSGELAKRRTEMPFPEPSRGSSHSKVHRSHSHTQDRRSRNERSSKAKERSRSMDNSKGPLGTSSLGTPEELGEGCSQDDTAPSQSYVDDSTLRPAQTVALPRVHVLATGYKEVCIPEIVSGNKEPSGTCSLLEPGKPTVEVLPSFSELNSCPTKTSTDDYFQCNTSSETVLTAPSPLGKSKEDQDTLTFTEGVKKLPLSERQAPHSSRELVGHKEESPKGPGGGLSDVADGRLVPHHSAEASTLDKRKEIFSKDTLFKPLHSTLSVNSYHKASLSLLKAHPKSPADPLLGRGEKLDASLGSTGPQAGPGLSQRQQEPGPNQEASFDYYNVSDDDDSEEGANKNAEEEKNRDAVGTMQWLLEREKERDLQRKFEKSLTLVAPKETDSSSSQRATHSARLDSMDSSSITVDSGFNSPRTRESLASNTSSIVESSRRQNPTLSPAHGGGGANFSFRASTDPASNEAEKLQKPSNCLQASVTSV; encoded by the exons GTGATGTCTCACCCATCAGCATGTCTCCTATCAGCCAATCTCAGTTTATTCCACTTGGGGAAATCCTCTGCTTGGCCATCTCAGCCATGAACTCGGCAAGAAAGCCTGTGACCCACGAAGCACTCACGGAGCACCTGACCACGTGTTTCCCAG GTGTTCCCACTCCAAGCCAAGAGATTCTCCGACACACGCTGAACACTCTGGTCCGGGAGCGCAAGATCTACCCCACTCCCGAGGGCTACTTCATCGTTACCCCTCAGACCTACTTCATCACTCCCTCCCTCATAAGAACTAACAGCAAATGGTACCATTTAGATGAGAGGATCCCAGACCCCTCTCAGTGCACCTCCCCACAACCCAGCACCCTCACGCCCTCGGCCTCAGGCTGCATCCGGGAGAGGACCTTGCCCCGTAACCACTGCGATTCTTGCCACTGCTGCCGGGAGGACACACACAGCATGCACGCCTCCACACTGCAGAGGAAGTTCGCCAAGGACTGCAAAGACCCCTACGGCCCACTCCCCCTCTGCCAGGTGCCACCCCCCGAGAAGAGCAAAAGCACAGTCAACTACTCCTACAAGGCCGAGACACTCTCCAAAGCCAAGGAGGGCGAGAAGCAGTCCAAGAAATTCGGCCTTAAGTTGTTCCGGCTGAGCTTCAAGAAAGACAAGACCAAGCAGCTGGCCAACTTCTCGGCTCAGTTCCCTCCTGAGGAGTGGCCCCTGCGAGATGAGGACACCCCGACCACCATTCCCCGGGAGGTGGAGATGGAAATCATCCGACGCATCAACCCGGACCTGACTGTGGAGAATGTCATGAGGCATACGGCCCTGATGAAGAAgctggaggaggagaaggcacATCGGAGCAAAGCCGGCTCATCCGCTCATCACAGCGGCAGGAGCAAGAAGAGCCGCACGCATCGCAAGTCCCACGGCAAATCGAGGTCCCACAGCAAGACGCGGGTGTCCAAAGGGGACCCATCAGAGGGCTCCCACCTGGAGATCGCGCCTGGGGATCGTGAGTATGACTTCTGCGACCCAGTGACCAGGGCACCGCGGGAGGGCTGCTTCATCATCGAACACAAAGGCGACAGCTTCATCATGCACAGCAACACTGTCATCGAATCTCACTTCCCCATGACCCCTGAATGGGACGTGTCGGGGGAGCTGGCCAAAAGGAGAACAGAGATGCCATTTCCAGAACCTTCCAGGGGCAGCTCCCACTCCAAAGTGCACCGTAGTCACAGCCATACGCAGGACCGGAGATCCAGGAATGAGCGGTCTAGCAAAGCCAAGGAGCGGTCCAGATCCATGGACAACTCCAAAGGGCCCCTGGGCACGTCTTCCTTGGGAACACCCGAAGAGCTGGGTGAAGGCTGCAGTCAGGATGACACGGCCCCCAGCCAGTCTTACGTCGATGACAGTACTTTGCGGCCGGCCCAGACGGTCGCCCTCCCTAGGGTGCATGTATTAGCCACGGGTTATAAAGAGGTGTGTATTCCAGAAATAGTCAGTGGCAACAAAGAACCTTCTGGTACGTGCAGCCTTTTGGAACCGGGCAAGCCCACCGTGGAAGTGTTGCCTTCCTTCAGTGAACTCAACTCCTGTCCCACAAAAACGTCCACGGATGATTACTTCCAGTGCAATACCTCCAGCGAGACGGTGCTAACTGCTCCGTCTCCTCTGGGCAAGAGCAAAGAGGACCAGGATACGCTGACCTTCACAGAAGGGGTGAAAAAGTTGCCTCTGTCTGAGCGGCAGGCCCCCCATTCCTCCAGGGAGCTTGTGGGACACAAGGAGGAGTCTCCCAAGGGGCCGGGTGGGGGCTTGTCAGATGTGGCCGACGGGCGTCTGGTCCCGCACCACAGTGCCGAGGCCAGCACCCTAGACAAGAGGAAAGAGATTTTCAGCAAAGACACTTTGTTCAAGCCCCTTCACAGCACCTTGTCTGTCAACAGCTATCACAAGGCCAGCCTGTCCCTCCTCAAAGCTCACCCCAAGAGTCCTGCTGATCCTCTGTTGGGACGGGGTGAGAAGCTGGATGCATCTCTGGGTTCCACTGGGCCACAAGCGGGCCCAGGGTTGTCTCAGAGGCAGCAGGAGCCAGGGCCCAACCAGGAGGCCTCTTTTGACTATTACAATGTCTCCGACGATGATGACTCGGAGGAAGGAGCCAATAAGAACGCAGAGGAGGAGAAGAACCGAGATGCCGTGGGCACCATGCAGTGGCTCCTGGAGCGGGAGAAGGAAAGGGACTTGCAACGGAAGTTCGAAAAGAGCCTCACACTCGTGGCTCCCAAAGAAACAGACAGTAGCAGCAGCCAGAGGGCCACGCACTCGGCTCGCCTGGACAGCATGGACAGCAGCAGCATCACTGTGGACAGTGGCTTCAACTCGCCACG